The segment AGGCGAATAAGGTACACTAATTTTTTTATATTATAATCTTCTAAGAGAAGTCCTTTGTGTTCCTTGTTTGCCTTTGTGCGCTTTGTGGTTAGCAGTTTAGTGTTCCTTGTTTGCCTTTGTGCGCTTTGTGGTTAGCAGTTTAGTGTTCCTTGTTTGCCTTTGTGCGCTTTGTGGTTAGCAGTTTTGTGTTCCTTGTTTGCCTTTGTGCGCTTTGTGGTTGGAAACAGTGTCCTTGGTTGCCTTCGTGTTCTCTTAATGATCTCAACGCTTTTAATACTACACGTAATATAATTGAGTCGCGTGTTGGGCTTTCGAGATAAAAGATGCGATGGTAATACTATACATGTGAAAAAAAATTTAATCGGTATGACAGTTAAACCATTTAATATCGGGCATTATTCTCTTACATTTATCGACCGTATCTTTCTCGACGCATTCTCTATCGCATTGACGACACTGGTCGTCGGCATTATGGTCGATACCGGGATATGCACGATCTTTTCTATGGTATAGCTTACTATCGGCGCGCAGACCAGTGCCTGAGCTCCATCCCTCTCAGCCTTTATGGCCGCTACGATCGCGTCTTCCATCGTCATGGCAGAATATTCCCTTACGACGATCTTTTTGTTGTCTACGACCATTTCTCTCTCGCTTATACGGTCTAGAACGGGACGCGCAGCTATCACCGCTATGAACTTCTCCTTGCTCAAGCCTTCCAGCTGCCTTATTGCGCCGGTTATCTCCCTGAGGGTCTTGAGGTTCGGGTCCCTGTCGCCGTTCAATATCTTATAAAGGGTGCTTGGCGATATGCCCGAGCGGTCGCCAAATTCGGTAACGCTAAGGCCAAGGTCTTTTTTTATCACTTTATCCATGACCTTTCTGAACTCTTCATCCGATTGAAATGCTGCTGTAATAACATCGTCAGCTAAAGTCATCACATCAAACCTTATTCCTTATTGTATAATCCATTTAGTAATATTAGTATTTTTGTGCTAAACATACGTTTATTTGTGCAAAACGTTTATGTAAGGTTAACACATTCACTAGCTTTAAAATAAGCGGAAGGCGAATTATGGCTAATAATGATTTAATCGATCAGATAAGCAGCGGAAAGATCTCCAGAAGGACATTATTAAAGGCCGGGGCTGTAGCAGGCATCGGCCTCGCCGGCGTTTCGTTCGCAGGATGCACGGATAACGGCGGAAACGCGACCGTTACCCCTACGGGAGCCCCGCTCCAGACAAAAGACCTTGTAAGGGTCGGATATTTACCGAGCGACCACGACGCTCCGTTCTTCATCGCGGAGACAAAAGGGTATTTTGACAAGTATGGCATTAATGTCGAAGGGCAAAAGTTCAGTGCCGGTCCGGATATAATGAAGCAGATATCGGCGGGCAATCTCGACATGGCGGTCGTAGGAGCTCCACCGGTCATATCATACCTGGACAAGGACCCGGCTGCGAGGATCATTGCTCCGACACACAGCGAAGGCTCGGGACTTATAGTAAAGAAGGGTCTCGGCATAACGTCTGTCGCAGGCCTTAAGGGCAAGAAGATAGCCATACCCGGCCCGGGCTCGATACAGGACGTCATGCTCAGGAAGCTGCTGGCCGACAACGGTATCAGCTATGATAAGGACGTGAATGTCGTCACCATCCCTGCAGGCCAGATGGTCGACACGATGGCAAACGGCAACATCGACGCGGCGATCATATGGGAGCCTTTCGTTACCATGGCCGTCTTAAATGATGTCGGCGAGATACTCTTACTGTCAAAGGACATTATGCCCGGACATCCGTGCTGTGTCGTCATAGCATCGAACGAGATGATCCAGAAATATCCGGACTCCGTAAGGGCTTACTTAAAGGCTCACAAGGATGCCGTTGAGTTCATTAACGCAAATCTCAACGAATCGGCAGCAATAGTCGCCTCAAGCGAATGGCTTAACATCGACCCGGCTATCGAGGTAGAATCACTGCCGCACATGACCTTCATGTACAAGTTCGACGAGGATTATATCGCAGGTACCGAGAGCTTCGCCAGGGAGCTTAAGAACATGGGCAAGGTCAACAACGACCTTACCAGGAACGAGCTCTTCGACCTGACGTTCGTGAACGAGCTATAAATAAAATAGATCGGGGATGGAGTGTTATTTCACTCTATCCAACAACTATATTTTCTATCAGTCTTGATTAGATATCCATGCTCCAGATACGTAAACCAATATTACAAATATCGGGTGTCTTATTCGTTATCATACTCTGGGAGCTTTTAACAAGCGTATTCGGAGTGTTCAAATGGATCTTACTTCCTCCGCCGTCAGACGTGTTCATGACGATGTATAAAATGACCGCCGACGGGGAGCTTTTCATGCATGCGGGATATAGCCTGATGAGAGTCGTGCTGGGGTTCCTTGCGGCTGCGGCCATTGCAATACCTCTGGGAGTCTCGATGGGCTGGGTCCGGAGTATATCCTATATAATTGATCCGATCGTCGAAATAATCCGGCCGATACCTCCCATAGCCTGGATAGGGCTGGCGATACTATGGTTCGGCATAGGCCTTCAGTCCGCGATGTTCCTTGTTTTCATAGGTGCGTTCTTCCCGATACTGCTCAACACCATATCAGGTGTGAGAGGAGTCGAAAAGAGGCTTATAGAGGTGGCCATGACTTTCGGAGCTAACGATCTTAACGTGCTGAAAAAAGTCGTATTGCCTGCAGCCTCCCCCAGCATATTCACCGGGATGAGGATCGGCATGGGTATAGGATGGATGTGCGTCGTCGCGGCCGAAATGATAGCAGTAAAGTTCGGCCTCGGGAACCTTATTATCGAAGCGTCTAATTTCGGGCAGACGGACCGTGTCATGGTGGGCATGATAACCATAGGGGTACTGGGATTATTGATCAATTTCCTGTTCCAGTTCGCCGGGAACTACCTGTTCAAATGGCAGCAGGGTATCAACAATAACGAGGTGTGATCGATGTCGGGCGAGATCAAGATCCAGAACGTCTGTAAGGACTATAGCTCGAACGGCAGCACACTGCGTGCCATCGATAATATCTCGATCGATATAAAGGACTCGGAGTTCATTTGCATAGTCGGCCCTTCCGGTTGCGGAAAGTCCACGCTCCTCAGGATGGTCGCAGGGTTAGAGCCCATCTCAAGCGGGGAGATCCATGTGGCCGGCAAAAAGGTCACGTCGCCGACCCCAAGCATAGGCTTCGTTTTCCAGGAATATACTTTGTTCCCGTGGAGGAACGTCCAGAAGAATGTCGAGTTCGGTCTGGAGCTTAAAGGCATGCCGCCCGAAGAAAGGTCGGAACGGGCAAAAAAGTATCTGGATATGGTAGGCCTGTCGAAGTTCAAGGACTCTTATCCTCATCAGCTTTCCGGGGGCATGAAGCAGCGTGCGGCCATAGCCAGGACCCTGGCGGTCGACCCGGATATTCTTCTGATGGACGAGCCCTTCGGCGCTCTTGATGCACAGACGCGTAATCTGCTGCAGATGCAGTTGCTGGACATCTGGAAAACAGAGCGAATAAAAGTCCTTTTCGTCACGCACAGTGTGGATGAGGCAGTGTTCCTGGCGGACAGGGTCATAATCATGTCGGCCCGGCCGGGGCGTATAAAGGAGATCATAGATATTGACCTTCCGCGTCCCAGGGTAAGGACCGAGTCTGATGTGAACCAGCTAAGGAACGTCATTCTGAACTCCCTGTTCGAAGAAGTCCAGAAACTCTCGGAATATTAAACGGTCATAGTTAGTTCGTTGTGTTCATCGCATTAGGGGCACAGCGGATTTTTTTAACTTTAGCCTGTTTTTAACCGAACATTTTTGGAGAAAATTTACCGTCTATCAAGCCAGCGCTATTTTATTACGATCTTCATTAAGCCTCTGCTCAGGAAACTTTATATTAGTAGTCTTATTAATAATATTATCCAATCGTGATATTTCAGGGTGACATAATATCCATTTAGGATAATACCATTCTTAAAATAAGTTTAAATCGATGGTCTACAGATAATAAATTATTAATAACTTACCTTGAAAAATTATTTCAAATTGTAAAAATAATAAAGTATAAATCAGACTGGAAAGATGGGAAATGGAGAAAAGGCTAAGGACCGGCATACCCGGCCTGGATGAAATGACTAAAGGCGGCTTCATAAGGGGAGATACGATGCTCCTTACAGGCCCTCCGGGTACAGGTAAAACAACTTTTGGGTTACAGTTCCTGTTACAGGGAATACAGGACGGGGAGAACGGTGTATTTATCACGATAGAGGAGATGCCTAAAAAAATAATGGAGGATGCCGTTAATTTTGGCTGGGACCTGAAGCGATTACAGGCGGAGAACAAACTGAGGATATACCAGCTTCAATCGGATATGCTTCAGACCGGCGGGACCCCTATCATGCAATGCCTTGACATTATAAAGGATATTAATGCAAGAAGGATAGTGGTGGACCCGATATCCCTGTACTCCATGAACATTAACAATCCTAACGAGCTGAGGAGAGAACTTTACGCGTTCGTCAATTACATGAAGGCGAACGATGTCACGCTTCTGATGACGCATGAGGTGCCGGACATACTTGCCCGGGTGTCAAAAATATCGGATTATGGCGTAGAGTTCATCGTCGACTGTATCATAATGCTTCAGTATGTCGAGATGGAGTCCGAGATCAAAAGGTCCATAAACATATTGAAGATGAGGGGTACCGATCACGATAAGGCCATCAGGAAATATGAGATAACAAAGCGCGGTTTTGAAGTGCTGTCCCGGTTCGAAGGCTATGAAGGTATCATGAGCGGAACGGCGAGAAAGACCGGAGCGCAGGCTTTCATAGAGGCTTTTAAAAAGTAGTGTGATAAGATGGACCTACCCGGTTTCAACATTGTCCTGATAATACTGACCATCATATGCCTGATAACGATGATGGTCTTTTTATTCTTTATCAGCAGATTCTATGAGCTTAAGTTCAGGCAATCGACATATTATCTCATATACCTGATGCCGGGGCTGGCCTTCATTGCCCTGTTATTGTTCGCGCTTATTACGGGAGGCGACATTTTACAGTGGGTCGCGCTCATAACGAACCTCCTTTCGCTGATGGTCCTCTCAACTTTCGGATTTTTACTCTACTCAAAAATGATGGGGGTGTCCAGGTGATCGAAAACGGCATTCTCGACATATTGAACTGGCTTATCATGTTCGTGTCCCTTATCATAGTGTCCCTCATCTTTAAAGACCTGAGCAAGAGGCTTGGCGAGGCTCTTCAAATTAAAAAATATTACAGGCTTTTCGATGTTTGTGTGGGGATCATGATACTGGCGATGATCATGATATTCGTAGAATATGCTTCGGGTTTCGGCAGCATGCAGATACCGGGCATCGAATGGATCGCCCCTGTTTCCAGGATAATGTTCTTCGGGAGCATAGTAGTGGAAGTCGTTGTCATATTGAAATACTGGGGCTGGATAATCCCCGAGGTGTTATCATCGTTGAAGAAATAGCTCTATCAACGATACTTATAACGCTTCGCAATTAACGATTGTCTTTAACAAATATACCCAAACTTTATCAAATCGAAAATAAAATAATAATAGGTGAAGGTAGATGGCTAACAAGATCATGGTGGTCGATGATGAGCCCGACGTGGTGGACCTCGTAAAACTGGTCCTTGAGAGCGACGGGTTCGAAGTCGTCACCGCTTACAGCGGGAAAGAATGTTTAGAAAAGATCGAAAAGGAGATGCCCGATCTTGTTCTTCTGGACATAATGATGCCTCAGATGGACGGCTGGGAAGTCTTTAGAAGAATAAAAGCGAATGAGAAGACTACGAACATACCTGTGGCGATGCTCACCGCGAAGACACAGTCCATTGACAAGATGATAGGTCTCCATGTCGTAAAGGTGGATGATTATATCACCAAGCCTTTCGGAAGATCGGAACTTCTGGAGCGCGTAAAGAAGATACTGAAAGACAAGGCTCTATTGAAGAAGTGAGACCGTCTAAAGGGCATCAGGACCTTGATCCTTCACCGTTGTGGATAAGTAGTCTCTTCTATGATCTATGAACTATTAACTTCTTATCCATTGATCTTGATAGCTAAAACACTATCAAATTCTTTATCATTGTAACCTCGTCACATTTTATGATATATGGCAAATTAAAATAATTGGTAGACAATTGCTGTATATAAAATCACATATTTTGCTTATTCTTATTATTATACCGCTATAGCGATTAATATGATATATTCTTCATTTTTATATTAACAATATTTATATTTAGATATTGATTACCCTATATTGGGTAGTTATACGACTATTAGTTGATTTCCGGGACTTTTTAAATTAATGATACCGTGCCGGAGCTATCCTTTCATGTGGGGCAGAGAATGGTCAGGATAGAGGAATGTATCGGTCACTTCATTAAGAATAACACTACATTTATCATCGCGGCAGCCTTGCTTTTAATTTTCCTGTCCGTCATTTTCGCCGGAAAGATATACATGGCGACGGGGACCGAGACTTTAGTATTTAAAGATTCTCAGATCTATAAGGATATTGAATATTACAATGATCATTTTCAATCCACTACTTTTTTAATTCTCATAACATCGGACGATGTCCTGGACCCCGAAGTACTCGACGCTATGGATAAGCTTGACAGGCAAATACGGAACGATCCTAAAATAGTCGATGTTTCCGGGCTGCATGTCCTTGTCCGGGAAGGAAGCGAAGCATATTACGGTTATGATTTCATCCCCCGCAACAAAAACGATATAGAAAAGCTAATATCGCTTTCCTCGTCCAGGATGACCCAGTTCGTAGTGCCTGACAGGCATCATACCGTCATGACCGTCGAGCTTTCCAGCGACGTCGAAGAAACTGAATCTGCGGAAGTCCTCGAAAATGTCAAGTCGACGATAGCGTGGTCGCAGATGCCGCCGGGGACATCCGCGGTGATCACCGGATCGACGGCTATGATGCTCGAGATACAGAATGAGATGATGACGAGCATGACGATCATGCTTTTTAGCGCGATAATATTCATGATCGTCGCGCTTTGGTTCACTTTCGGCCATGCCAGGTGGAGGCTTCTGCCGCTTCCCATCGTCCTTATAGGGGTAATATTTACCGGAGGCGCCATGGGTTTTACCGGAGTCCCTCTCACGATGGTATCAATGGCCGTTTTCCCCATTCTTATCGGGCTCGGCGTCGAATATGCCATACAGTTCCAGAACCGCCTGATGGAAGAACTGGGGACCAGCAGCGGCCCTGGCGAGGCTGTCGTGCGTACTATCAAAAATATCGGGCCTCCTGTTTTTTATTCTATGATGACCACATGTCTCGGGTTTATGGCGATACTATCGTCGCCGATACCGATGATATTCGATTTCGGGCTCATGTGCCTCATAGGCGTAATGGTATGCTTTTTGACAGCACTGTTCCTTCTTACATCGGTGATCTACATACTGTCATCCTTATCCCGGTATAAAAAGGATAGGAAACAGAAAGAAGCCGCTCCCGGCCCCGTTGAGAACATAATAAGCTCGATCGCCGAGATAACTACAAAGAACCCCACTGTAGTCGTCTTTGCGATACTGTTGATGATCTCGGGCTACGCTCTTGACAGTAAAACGGGCATCGAGATAGACCGTTCGACTTTCGCGCCTCAAGACCTTCCGTCGGTAGTGCTTTTCAGGTCCTATAGCTCGATCATGGGGCAGGAAACGGAAGATGTGACCATACAGATCAAGGCCCACGATGTCACCAGCCCTGAGGTGGTCAAATGGCTGAATGATTTTTCCGAATATGAAATGGCCAATAACCCGGAGGTCCTCTCTGTCAGCAGCATTGCCACCGCGATGTCTGCATATAACGGCGGCACGATCCCGGATACTACAAAGGCTATCAAAGATTCTCTCAATAAAATGCCGGATGACATCAAAAAGAGGTACGTGGATGAGTATAAGACTACAGGCATTATGAGGATGGTCACAAAGGGCACGACCACTGATAACCGGATAAGCCTTCTTGAGCGTATCGACAGGGATATTCAATTCAAGCTTCCCCCGGCCGGCATCAGCGCGTCCCTTGGGGGCGAGTCACAAATGACGCTGGTAACTTTCGGCTCTTTGACTACTGACAGGCTTACAATGACCTTGCTGGGCGCTCTGAGCGTGTTCCTGGGGCTGCTGGTCGTCTACAGGGGCGACATCGTAAAAGCCATCGTTCCCGTACTTGTAGTATTCATTGTCACCGGCCTTTCTTGCGTCGTCATGTTCCTGCTAAACATGAAATATACTCCTTTATCGGTGACGCTGGGCGCTCTTACTATCGGGATCGGGATCGACTTCTCAATATTACATATGGAGCGATACTACGAGGAAAAATTAAAAGGACACGGCCCCGAAGAAGCCATGAGGATAGCCACCTCGAAGATAGGTAACGCGATTTTCTCGTCTGCCAGCACTGTTATCGCAGGTTTCGGCGCGCTTGTTATGTCAGACTTTTCCATACTCAGCAGCTTCGGTATAGTCACCATCATAGACTTTTTACTTGCGCTGATAAGCGCTTTCGTAATAATGCCGCCTTTACTTGTCACGCTGGATGTATGGATGTCAAAGAAACGTATCGTCAATCCATTTAAAGAGGATGTGAGATCATAGTCCGGGAGAAAAACAAGGCGCTCATACTCTTTTGCCTCTTTATCATATTATTCCCGGATATCTCCGTCTATAGCGCTTCGGGGCAATATGACGCGCCACAGCAGTCTCCTCCGGGTATCGGCGGAGCTCCCTGTATCGACGTGTCGATACTTGGAAACAGGGAGCTTTATCCGGGACAGACAGTCACGATAGATGTGACCCTTCAGAACGACGGTTATGTCAGCTATCTCGTGGGATACAGGTCGCCTCCGCCTGACGTGTATTATCCCCCGGTCGATCCGATAATACCCGATGATAATAACAAAACTACTCCTACTCCTA is part of the Methanooceanicella nereidis genome and harbors:
- a CDS encoding response regulator transcription factor, with protein sequence MANKIMVVDDEPDVVDLVKLVLESDGFEVVTAYSGKECLEKIEKEMPDLVLLDIMMPQMDGWEVFRRIKANEKTTNIPVAMLTAKTQSIDKMIGLHVVKVDDYITKPFGRSELLERVKKILKDKALLKK
- a CDS encoding aliphatic sulfonate ABC transporter substrate-binding protein; translation: MANNDLIDQISSGKISRRTLLKAGAVAGIGLAGVSFAGCTDNGGNATVTPTGAPLQTKDLVRVGYLPSDHDAPFFIAETKGYFDKYGINVEGQKFSAGPDIMKQISAGNLDMAVVGAPPVISYLDKDPAARIIAPTHSEGSGLIVKKGLGITSVAGLKGKKIAIPGPGSIQDVMLRKLLADNGISYDKDVNVVTIPAGQMVDTMANGNIDAAIIWEPFVTMAVLNDVGEILLLSKDIMPGHPCCVVIASNEMIQKYPDSVRAYLKAHKDAVEFINANLNESAAIVASSEWLNIDPAIEVESLPHMTFMYKFDEDYIAGTESFARELKNMGKVNNDLTRNELFDLTFVNEL
- a CDS encoding efflux RND transporter permease subunit encodes the protein MVRIEECIGHFIKNNTTFIIAAALLLIFLSVIFAGKIYMATGTETLVFKDSQIYKDIEYYNDHFQSTTFLILITSDDVLDPEVLDAMDKLDRQIRNDPKIVDVSGLHVLVREGSEAYYGYDFIPRNKNDIEKLISLSSSRMTQFVVPDRHHTVMTVELSSDVEETESAEVLENVKSTIAWSQMPPGTSAVITGSTAMMLEIQNEMMTSMTIMLFSAIIFMIVALWFTFGHARWRLLPLPIVLIGVIFTGGAMGFTGVPLTMVSMAVFPILIGLGVEYAIQFQNRLMEELGTSSGPGEAVVRTIKNIGPPVFYSMMTTCLGFMAILSSPIPMIFDFGLMCLIGVMVCFLTALFLLTSVIYILSSLSRYKKDRKQKEAAPGPVENIISSIAEITTKNPTVVVFAILLMISGYALDSKTGIEIDRSTFAPQDLPSVVLFRSYSSIMGQETEDVTIQIKAHDVTSPEVVKWLNDFSEYEMANNPEVLSVSSIATAMSAYNGGTIPDTTKAIKDSLNKMPDDIKKRYVDEYKTTGIMRMVTKGTTTDNRISLLERIDRDIQFKLPPAGISASLGGESQMTLVTFGSLTTDRLTMTLLGALSVFLGLLVVYRGDIVKAIVPVLVVFIVTGLSCVVMFLLNMKYTPLSVTLGALTIGIGIDFSILHMERYYEEKLKGHGPEEAMRIATSKIGNAIFSSASTVIAGFGALVMSDFSILSSFGIVTIIDFLLALISAFVIMPPLLVTLDVWMSKKRIVNPFKEDVRS
- a CDS encoding RAD55 family ATPase, encoding MEKRLRTGIPGLDEMTKGGFIRGDTMLLTGPPGTGKTTFGLQFLLQGIQDGENGVFITIEEMPKKIMEDAVNFGWDLKRLQAENKLRIYQLQSDMLQTGGTPIMQCLDIIKDINARRIVVDPISLYSMNINNPNELRRELYAFVNYMKANDVTLLMTHEVPDILARVSKISDYGVEFIVDCIIMLQYVEMESEIKRSINILKMRGTDHDKAIRKYEITKRGFEVLSRFEGYEGIMSGTARKTGAQAFIEAFKK
- a CDS encoding ABC transporter ATP-binding protein; the protein is MSGEIKIQNVCKDYSSNGSTLRAIDNISIDIKDSEFICIVGPSGCGKSTLLRMVAGLEPISSGEIHVAGKKVTSPTPSIGFVFQEYTLFPWRNVQKNVEFGLELKGMPPEERSERAKKYLDMVGLSKFKDSYPHQLSGGMKQRAAIARTLAVDPDILLMDEPFGALDAQTRNLLQMQLLDIWKTERIKVLFVTHSVDEAVFLADRVIIMSARPGRIKEIIDIDLPRPRVRTESDVNQLRNVILNSLFEEVQKLSEY
- a CDS encoding ABC transporter permease, coding for MLQIRKPILQISGVLFVIILWELLTSVFGVFKWILLPPPSDVFMTMYKMTADGELFMHAGYSLMRVVLGFLAAAAIAIPLGVSMGWVRSISYIIDPIVEIIRPIPPIAWIGLAILWFGIGLQSAMFLVFIGAFFPILLNTISGVRGVEKRLIEVAMTFGANDLNVLKKVVLPAASPSIFTGMRIGMGIGWMCVVAAEMIAVKFGLGNLIIEASNFGQTDRVMVGMITIGVLGLLINFLFQFAGNYLFKWQQGINNNEV
- a CDS encoding helix-turn-helix domain-containing protein; amino-acid sequence: MTLADDVITAAFQSDEEFRKVMDKVIKKDLGLSVTEFGDRSGISPSTLYKILNGDRDPNLKTLREITGAIRQLEGLSKEKFIAVIAARPVLDRISEREMVVDNKKIVVREYSAMTMEDAIVAAIKAERDGAQALVCAPIVSYTIEKIVHIPVSTIMPTTSVVNAIENASRKIRSINVRE